One window of the Lepeophtheirus salmonis chromosome 7, UVic_Lsal_1.4, whole genome shotgun sequence genome contains the following:
- the LOC121121570 gene encoding Y+L amino acid transporter 2 — translation MESEIYPLKQPSSDDPESSNNGTNAPKKDDDSNQIHLKKEINLLEGVAIIVGIIIGSGIFVSPKGVIKEVRSVGMSLVVWVICGIMSMVGALCYAELGTSIPKSGADYAYIDEAFGPILSFLYLWDANFVFVPVTNAIMGLTVANYLIQPLFPDCEIPESALKLIAALCIMGLTYLNCYSTKATTKLQTLFMFTKLFALFLVIVLGIVGFCMNGTSNFDAPFAQTTDSPGEIAVSFYSGIYSYAGWNYLNFMTEELKNPFVNLPRAIYLSLPLVTLVYTLANIAYLSVLTPTEIMASDAIAVTFASKVIGPNWSLVFPVLVAISALGSLSCHIMTSSRLCFVGARKGHFPDALSLITLDSLTPKPALVFLAILSLAYLQIGNIYTLIEYSSFVESMFILITISGLLYMRWKKPDMKRPIKVHLAIPIFFLFVCTFLVFLPLLVRPVEVGGGILITICGIPIYYLCVYWQKKPDFMKKALNWLTHKSQILYLGVKED, via the exons ATGGAGTCTGAGATTTATCCGCTCAAACAACCCTCTTCGGATGATCCAGAATCATCTAATAATGGAACAAATGCTCCTAAAAAAGATGATGATTCAAATCAAATTCAtctcaaaaaggaaattaatctTTTGGAGGGAGTTGCAATTATTGTAGGGATCATCATTGGATCGGGTATCTTTGTGAGTCCAAAGGGTGTGATTAAAGAAGTTAGATCTGTag GAATGTCCCTGGTCGTTTGGGTAATATGTGGTATAATGTCAATGGTTGGAGCATTATGTTATGCTGAATTAGGAACGTCAATTCCAAAGTCTGGAGCAGACTATGCATACATTGATGAAGCCTTTGGCCCAATCCTTAGTTTTTTATACCTGTGGGACgctaattttgtatttgt acCTGTTACGAATGCCATTATGGGACTAACAGTAGCAAACTATCTCATACAACCACTCTTTCCAGATTGTGAAATCCCAGAATCGGCCCTTAAATTAATTGCAGCTCTTTGTATTATGGGCCTAACATACCTCAATTGCTACTCTACAAAAGCCACAACCAAATTACAAACACTATTTATGTTCACAAAactatttgctttatttttagtCATTGTCTTGGGCATCGTTGGATTCTGCATGAATG gaacCTCTAACTTTGATGCTCCATTTGCTCAAACGACTGACAGTCCTGGGGAAATCGCAGTCTCTTTTTACTCGGGGATATATTCATATGCAGGATGGAATTATTTAAACTTCATGACTGAGGAGCTTAAAAATCCTTTTGT GAATCTTCCACGAGCCATTTATCTATCTCTTCCGCTAGTCACCTTAGTCTATACACTAGCAAATATTGCCTATTTATCTGTCCTTACTCCTACGGAGATAATGGCATCAGATGCTATCGCAGTT acatTTGCTTCCAAAGTCATTGGTCCAAATTGGTCCCTCGTATTTCCAGTTTTAGTCGCGATATCCGCTCTGGGAAGCCTGAGTTGTCATATAATGACATCTAGTCGACTTTGTTTTGTTGGTGCTCGAAAAGGTCATTTCCCAGATGCTCTCTCACTCATCACACTGGATAGTCTAACACCTAAGCCTGCCTTGGTCTTTCTG gcCATTTTATCTTTAGCATATCTTCAAATAGGAAACATTTATACACTCATCGAGTACTCATCCTTTGTTGAGTCTATGTTCATTTTAATCACCATATCCGGACTCTTATATATGAGATGGAAGAAGCCGGACATGAAAAGGCCTATAAAG GTCCATTTGGCAATCcccatatttttcttatttgtttgtACATTTCTCGTATTTCTACCTCTCCTCGTAAGACCCGTGGAAGTCGGAGGAGGAATCCTCATAACCATATGCGGGATTCCAATTTATTATCTTTGTGTGTATTGGCAAAAGAAGCCGGATTTTATGAAGAAAGCTCTCA attggCTAACGCACAAATCACAAATTTTGTACCTAGGAGTTAAAGAAGACTAA